The Eleutherodactylus coqui strain aEleCoq1 chromosome 10, aEleCoq1.hap1, whole genome shotgun sequence genome contains the following window.
catgttggccaggctctatgagcagcgtagagctatagtggaataccaactccaacatgggcggcgcagtgggagtcagcctcctcaattctttacagaagagtgggcctggttggcagccatctgccaggtccttggaaactttgaggagtctacccagatggtgagcggcgatgctgcaatcattagcgtcaccattcctctgctatgcctcttgagaagttccctgcaaagcataaaggcagacgctttgcgctcggaaacagaggcgggggaagacagtatgtcactggatagtcagagcaccctcctgtctatatctcagcgcgttgaggaggaggaggaggagcatgaggaggatgaggaggaggaggaagagacagcttggcccactgctgggggtacccatgctgcttgcccgtcatcctttcagcgtgtatggcctgaagaggaggaggaggatcctgtaagtgatcttcctagtgaggacagccatgtgttgcgtacaggtaccctggcacacatggctgacttcctgttaggatgcctttctcgtgaccctcgcgttacacgcattctggccactacggattactgggtgtacacactgctcgacccacggtataaggagaacctttccactctcatacccgaagaggaaaggggttcgagagtgatgctataccacaggaccctggcggacaaactgatggtaaaattcccatccgacagtgctagtggccgaaggcgcagttccgagggccaggtagcaggggaggcacagagatcaggcagcatgtacagcacaggcagggcaacactctctatggcctttgacagctttctggctccccagcaagactgtgtcacggctccccagtcaaggctgagtcggcgggagcactgtaaaaggatggtgagggagtacgtagccgatcgcacgaccgtcctccgtgacacctctgccccctacaactactgggtgtcgaagctggacacgtggcctgaactcgcgctgtatgccctggaggtgcttgcttgtcctgcggctagcgtcttgtcagagagggtgtttagtgcggctggggaaatcatcacggataagcgtacccgcctgtcaaccgacagtgccgacaggctaacactcatcaagatgaacaaagcctggatttccccagacttctgttctccaccagcggacagcagcgatacctaaacaatacgtaggctgcacccgcggatggaagcattgttctctatcaccatgcaaaacggggacattttagcttcatcaatctgtgtataatattcctcctcctcctcctgctcctcctcctgaaacctcacataatcacgccgaacgggcaatttttcttaggcccacaaggctcagtcatataatttttgtaaacaatgtttatacgtttcaatgctcattaaagcgttgaaactttcacctgaaccaatttttattttaactaggctgcctccaggcctagttaccaattaagccacattaaccaaagcgattaatgggtttcacctgccctcttggttgggcatgggcaatttttctgacgtacattagtactgttggtacgccaatttttgtgggccctcgcctacagtgtaatccaattaattttttgcccacctgcataaaagctgacgttacatcagctgtgctgggcactgcaatgggatatatttatgtaccgccggtggcttcctggcacccacccatgctgtcggtccacagggagttgtaactgcatgtgtctacttctaaagaaccccagtctgactggggcatgcagtgtgggccgaagcccacctgcatttaatcggacgttacctcagctgtgatgggcactgcaatgggatacatttatgtacagccggtgggttccagggagccacccatgctgtgggtgcacacggaattcccattgcggagttgtacctgcctgtgattatttataaaaaaacgcggtctgactggggcatgcagacaccttgacagaatgaatagtgtgtggcacataggttccccattgctatgcccacgtgtgcagctcctgatggcggtggcacaggattatatttctcattgcttctgtacagcattgtgggctattgccccgccccttttaaagagggtcgctgcatagccgtgccaaccctctgcagtgtgtgcctgtggttcctcctcatggcagacgcacttataaatagacatgagggtggtgtggcatgagtgcagctgaaggctgcgcagggacactttgatgtgcgctgtggacactgggtcgtgcgggggggggggggggttgggcagcatgtaacccaggagaagtggcagcggagtgtcatgcaggcagtgattgtgctttgttggaggtagtgtggtgcttagctaaggtatgcattgctaatgagggcttttcagaagtaaaagttgttgggagggggggggggcccactcttgccgctattgtggcttaatagtgggacctgggaacttgagatgcagcccaacatgtagcccctcgcctgccctatccattgctgtgtcgttcccatcactttcttgaattgcccagattttcacaaatgaaaacattagcgagcatcggcgaaatacaaaaatgctcgggtcgcccattgacttcaatggggttcgttactcgaaacgaaccctcgagcatcgcgataatttcgtcccgagtaacgagcacccgagcattttggtgctcgctcatctctaatcaatattgaacttcatttgccatttttctgcccaagcccccggcttatctcagtccgtttgtagccgcacattgcccTCCGTTGTAGCTACATGATAATTCAAGTGATTGAGGAGTCTGAGAGAAAAGaggaagaagatgatcagtgacCTGGCGGATGGATACAATCATACAAATCATTAATGCAGAAGTGAAGAGGAAACATCAGACATTGTTATTATGGGATATTTTATTTAGACATTTcttgacatttaaaaaaatattcataAAAAAGGCAATAAATCCGCACTGagcgataaataaataaaacaacatgTAATAATCTAAATACCGATACAAATATATAATACAGGAAATAATGGATAGAAATACATAAATATGAATAAATATCATAGAATAGTAATATCTCTCGGGCCGTTCTGCAGGAGAAAAGTTACTTTATGTAAGAGAGATCCAGAAAACATCGATGACTGGAATAAACTTCTAGAGCAGCTCTTTCTTCtgtgcacaaaaatcacagcgGGGGATTTCCTTCTTTATTTCTGATCAAGGCTTATTAGTGACCATTAATCCGAGGAAGAAGGTAACTGACTTGTGAAGTAAAACCTCCATAAAATGCACCTTCTTCAACTGAGCTTGGTGAGTGCGGAGCAGGCTCTAGATTTGTGGATTATTTATGAAGGTTCTTTGCAGTTCATTCTCATGAGCCCAACTTGGAAGTCCATGCAGGAGATTCCAAAAATGTTCAGTCTTCAACTGAGCTTGGAGAGTAAAAATCATCCCATGGATCTTCTGTGCAGCCTGATCTATATGTTCCCTAAGTTAAAGAGCATCCTCTAGACTTATGGATCTTCCGTGAAACTTCCTTGTAGTTTCTTCCCATGAGCCCAACATCCAACATCTTCTACCATTAATGAGATGAGGCTGAGTAACACGGCATCCTGGAGACATTGTGGAGATGCCTACAAAATAAGATGCAAAGGCTTTGGTAATTAAGTTGTGCGCTctgataccatgtttccctgataataagcacACTGATTTTCGggtggagggcttgaaatataagaaatataagcccttttctgaaaataagtcctagatacactacatgtaaaaaaaagaaaacaatactcAACAAGCAGCTGGCGTTCGGGTCCCTCATGCTGGGCGATGGCACTGTTGCAGGCTTCCTTGTCCTCctgcatgccgacagagcagttcttccttatAGTAGagcttgaatactccgcctccagcaagctaatgctctgattggttaatcgagcatcgCGTCAGGCAATGAAAGTCGGCACtctattaaccaatcacagctattcaatgaatgaatgtgattggttaatcaagcgcagGCTCTCATTAGCTGACGTGGGGCTCGattaatcagagcattagcttgctggaggcggggtattcaaggcccattaccaggaagaactgctctgtcagcgtACCAGAAGAcagggaagcctgcagcagcgacagagaccagcgcaagggacctGAATGCCGgctactaggtaagtattataagacaccccccaacaattagacactgtgcctctttgaggcaaaaattaatataaaacagtgtcttatttttggtgaaaCACGATATCTACTCAAGTTTACCTGACATGGAAACCAGATGTCATTATCTAAATCCTTAGGAGCGTCCATACAAGATGCAGATGTCTGCGTATTCTACATAAATGATAGGGATCCTCTTGGCACCTCTGACTGACCGTGGAGGCTCATACTAGTTAGCTGTGCCATAATAGGGTTCGTCCTGCTCCATTCAGCACTTTGAAGAAAGTTTCGTAGGTGCCAGAGCGCTCAATAACTGATCTCTCTTATGACATCGAGTACATGAGAGGTAGAGAGTCCTTGTATTCGATAGACTTCAATTCTGTAGAGTACATTTACTGTACAATCTAATTATCCATCGATATGACCAATGTACCACATGGTCTTTGGCACTTGGTATATCCCCATATTCCTTTACCAAGGTTTCTGAAGTCCATCTAGCACTCCAGTGATCCCTGCTACCTTCACCATGAAATATTTGGTCTCCAACTCACTAAAAATTGTGTCTGAGAAGTTGAATTTCCAGAATTACTCAGAAAACAGTGAAGAGAACCTTCACATTTCTCTTGTAGGACACTTACCTCGTCCATAAAATGCTGGAGATGGTGCAGCCATGGCTTCAGCTGCTTAGAGGGAATCGTATGGAATCCTGGGGACACTTTCTGTTAGAAGAAGATGATGACAAGCGATGGGTAAGTAGGTTTCATACCTACCATCTAAGAGTGTAACATATAACAATTGAACATAAGAAGCAAAGTTACTTACACAGATCATGAGATCATCTCTCAACTGAAGGAAGATCCTGAGTGACTGGGATCCAGGATCAGCAGCCCCAGATGTGGACATGTTTTCCAGAACATCAACTGTTACTGACACTCTTTTCAAGGTCACGATGAGACGATCGCTGGGCTGTTAGAGGAACAATGAGGGTGAGGAGAGGTTCATGTTGGTGACTTCTCAGATTTCTATTGGGATGTTAGTGGATTGTTTTGTATAAAGGTTGTTGGTAAGAGAAGACAGACCACTATGTACTTACCGTTAGATCACATACAGACGgcttgtgtctcatcatccttctGTAGCATTTAATGGCATCGGTGGACATGTTCTTCTCCTGTGGACGGTTAGAGAAGCTTTATCTGATGTGGATTAAACAATTTTTATGCATTCAAAATTAATAACTTCATTCGCCAATCCTTCAAGTAGAGTCTGACTATCAATGTCTACTGTTACCGGCTGATCAGAGGTTTAGGACCGCACTGAGGGCCTCATGTCATCATggatggtaactagagatgagcgagcgtactcggataagcggtactcgctcgagtaattgggtttatccgagtatcgttgtgctcggggctaaagattcgggtgccggcacggagcggggaggaacggaggtaagatctttctctccttctctcccgcccgctctcccctgctcccggctgcgactcacctgtcagccgcagcggcacccgaatctttagccccgagcacagcgatactaggataaagccaattactcgagcgagtaccgcttatccgagtacgctcgctcatctcttatggtAACCAATGAATGCACATATAATGATGGTTATTTTGCCCTTCCACCATCCTAATATTAATGATATAACACATAATGTCTTGTACACTGTTTGTGTGTTTCCTGACTTTTGACTCAGCCTGCAGATCTGTACATCAGAATCCTCCCAGTATACAATCTTCCTCCTTACATGCTCATTCTGCAGCTCCTTGATCACCGTCATGTCATCAGAAGATACTGATTTATATCTGGACATCCGGCAGGGTCTCCTGAGTGGATTTGCGGTCACTGCCAGAAGTAGAATACTGAAGACCACCAGTCTGATGTCCATGGCCGGAGTATCGGTGGCGATCTGGAGATCTGTCCTCTGCTGATCTCAACTTTGTTTTAAGTCTCCCCATATTTCTCCTTTTATATCTTAGTCTCCAGGAGAGAAATTCCATCATTTTCGTGATTTGGAAGTTTCTTCTCTCTACGTTTAGAATTGAAGTAATTGCAGACAAGTGATAGCAGCCGTAGGAAGTCCTTACAACTATCAGTTTCCTTACTATACAGGTGAGTCGTCAGGTAAGTGGGAGGAGCCTCACCCTTGTTACCTGACATTACCGTCTCACCTGTACAGTAAGAAAACTGATAGTTATAAGGACTTCCTACGGCTGCTGTCACTTGTCTGCAGTTACTGTAATTCTAAATGTATAGAGAGGATTCCACCACATCGCGGAAATGAAGGAATTTCTCTAATGGAGACTAAAATATAAAAGGAGAAACATGGGAAGACTTAAGATGGAGTTGAGATCAGCAGAAAAGGGATAGAAGACAATTGTGCAGGTGAGCATCTTCTGCTGGGTGTATATACAGAATATCAGAGCTGCAGACATTCACAGGATGGATTTATGTACAATAATCATCTTATATGTAATAATGTCTTATACACAGGTTCACAGGAAGAGAAGAAAGTCTCCAGATCGGCACCGATACTCCGGCCATGGACATCAGACTGGTGGTCTTCAGTATTCTACTTCTGGCAGTGACCGCAAATCCACTCAGGAGACCCTGCCGGATGTCCAGATATAAATCAGTATCTTCTGATGACATGACGGTGATCAAGGAGCTGCAGAATGAGCATGTAAGGAGGAAGATTGTATACTGAGAGGTTTCTGATTTACAGATCTGCAGGCTGAGCCAAAAGTCAGGAAACACACAAAATGTGTCCGATAatctcatccttccattatagacTCTATGTAAAAAATATCAAGTACATACAAGaagttgtggttttgctgcacaattctgcatgcagttacattttaaggggaactagagggtgacaacccctACCTACTAGTGGATGACCCGCCCCgataaggacgcatccaccctCGTGCCTGTGCCACATGCTAACCCTAGCAAAtgacaaagaaaaaacaacataaaaggaAACACAAAAGCTACAAAAATAAATCTCAGTAAGGAATCTCTGAACTGATACGAGCGGACCTCTGAAAGAACCACGGAAACCAGATCCAGTGACGTCCTCGCTCCACATCAGGAGACTGAACTGAAATTGATCAGCATGGAGCATGGAGCTCAGGTCAGGTCAGGAAGGAACTAAAACCCTCCCTTACAGCTAATACaccaaagaaaagtcaaagaagtTAAATGAACATTCAAGTTTCAAACTGACACATCAGTACCTCCGCTTCTAAAAGGGGCCTCCGGACCACCAGGGTTATGCTAATG
Protein-coding sequences here:
- the LOC136581150 gene encoding interferon lambda-2-like, translating into MDIRLVVFSILLLAVTANPLRRPCRMSRYKSVSSDDMTVIKELQNEHEKNMSTDAIKCYRRMMRHKPSVCDLTPSDRLIVTLKRVSVTVDVLENMSTSGAADPGSQSLRIFLQLRDDLMICMKVSPGFHTIPSKQLKPWLHHLQHFMDEASPQCLQDAVLLSLISLMVEDVGCWAHGKKLQGSFTEDP